In Lujinxingia sediminis, a single genomic region encodes these proteins:
- a CDS encoding DUF2267 domain-containing protein encodes MTTTGLTNLDRAINTLHIWLSALEDELRFEDRAQTYRALEATLCSLRDQLTIEQSAHLSAQLPLIVRGAFFNGWQPSRVPVNDRSLEGFLDHVRQGLEHGPGSEKVDPLRVTRAVFGVLQEFIAPGLIEKIRGGLHGSIAAVWPNPSEDSEGRQHLH; translated from the coding sequence ATGACGACGACCGGCCTTACAAATCTCGATCGCGCGATCAATACGCTGCATATCTGGCTCAGCGCGCTGGAAGACGAGCTGCGTTTTGAGGACCGCGCTCAGACCTACCGCGCGCTGGAGGCGACGCTCTGTTCGCTTCGTGATCAGCTGACGATCGAGCAGAGTGCGCACCTTAGTGCGCAGCTTCCCCTGATTGTTCGTGGTGCGTTTTTTAACGGGTGGCAACCCTCCCGGGTGCCGGTGAACGATCGCAGCCTGGAGGGCTTTCTCGACCATGTGCGTCAGGGGCTGGAGCACGGGCCCGGCAGCGAGAAGGTCGATCCGCTCAGGGTGACGCGCGCGGTCTTCGGGGTGCTCCAGGAGTTTATTGCGCCCGGGCTCATCGAAAAGATACGAGGAGGGTTGCATGGCTCGATCGCGGCGGTGTGGCCGAACCCATCCGAAGATTCGGAGGGGCGGCAGCACCTGCACTGA
- a CDS encoding ABC transporter ATP-binding protein, whose product MSSPAPTSDAPTAAASTGAANSEVTRVGRGDVVIAARKLSYWYGQVIGVNDISIDIGQGVVGLLGPNGAGKSTLLKCLTGQLRPATGMTTIGGQRVWNNAAAFAKLGFVPEQDAFYEEMSGRAFVTHLTRLQGFSKSDAATLAEEAIATVSLTEQAHRPIREYSKGMRQRIKIAQALAHRPQVLFFDEPLTGTDPVGRRTIIDLIRRLGDEGRTVVVSSHILHEVEAMTSDIVLINRGRVLADGNIYRIREMIDEHPHRIYVECESPRKLASLLSAFEDTLELSFTERGFFVSTSEPDLAYSRIASLSVEHRLTLHALTSSDNDLSAVFRYLVS is encoded by the coding sequence ATGTCCAGCCCCGCTCCAACTTCTGACGCCCCGACCGCTGCCGCCTCAACAGGCGCAGCCAACTCGGAGGTCACCCGCGTGGGTCGCGGTGATGTGGTCATCGCTGCGCGCAAACTCTCGTACTGGTACGGCCAGGTCATCGGCGTAAACGACATCTCCATTGACATCGGCCAGGGCGTGGTGGGCCTTCTGGGGCCCAACGGTGCCGGCAAGTCCACCCTGCTCAAATGCCTCACCGGCCAACTTCGACCGGCCACAGGCATGACGACCATCGGAGGGCAGCGCGTCTGGAACAACGCCGCAGCCTTCGCAAAACTGGGCTTTGTACCCGAGCAAGACGCCTTCTACGAAGAGATGAGCGGGCGCGCCTTTGTCACCCACCTCACGCGCCTGCAGGGCTTCTCGAAGAGCGACGCGGCCACGCTTGCCGAAGAGGCCATCGCCACAGTGAGTTTGACGGAACAGGCCCACCGGCCCATTCGCGAGTACTCCAAGGGAATGCGCCAGCGCATCAAGATCGCCCAGGCGCTCGCGCACCGTCCGCAGGTCCTCTTTTTTGATGAGCCGCTGACCGGCACCGACCCGGTCGGCCGTCGCACCATCATCGACCTGATCCGCAGGCTCGGCGATGAAGGACGAACCGTCGTCGTCTCCAGCCACATTCTGCACGAAGTCGAGGCCATGACCTCCGATATTGTGCTCATCAACCGCGGTCGTGTGCTCGCCGATGGCAACATCTACCGCATTCGCGAGATGATCGACGAGCACCCGCACCGCATCTATGTGGAGTGCGAGTCGCCCCGCAAACTCGCCAGCCTCTTGAGCGCGTTTGAAGACACCCTGGAGTTGAGCTTCACCGAGCGCGGCTTCTTCGTCTCCACCTCCGAGCCCGATCTGGCCTACAGCCGCATCGCTTCACTCTCGGTGGAACATCGGCTGACGCTTCACGCGCTGACCTCCTCCGACAACGACCTCTCGGCGGTCTTCCGCTACCTGGTCTCCTGA
- the nirK gene encoding copper-containing nitrite reductase: MTTHVFDALSPRRLALLATLLLTAIAFSGCILEETDGRTNTPGSMLKQGARKQAPTEQVAFTLEAHITGYKGVGGAIDGTINPELKVKAGSEVTITLINKEAMAHDIGLENASTKSDAIMKVDETTTFTFVAAASDTYYCTIPGHRQAGMVGKLTVEGSAAAPEMVATANAPTMAHHSGGPPAGFGAALKPAKRVSIDEVGWDASDIPAPLTRTRPEKVEFVIETEEVIAEIEDGTTFELWTYNGKVPGPMLRVMEGDDVVIHLDNHETSLMPHSIDFHAATGPGGGAVYLQVPPGERRSLQFKALKAGIYVYHCATPHIPTHMARGMYGLILVEPPGGLPEVDHEYYVVQGEYYTNARPGTDGHMEEDGERLLDELPTYVLLNGRVGSITGDRAMKAEVGDTLRIFFGVGGPNLHSAFHVIGEIFDRVYPEGALLNEPLLNVQTTSVPPGGATMVEFEVDYPGSYLLVDHALSRLDKGAVGILEVSGEADESIFKGLDGLAPAAH; encoded by the coding sequence ATGACCACGCATGTCTTCGATGCCCTTTCGCCCCGGCGACTCGCCCTGCTGGCGACGCTGCTTCTGACCGCCATCGCCTTTAGCGGCTGTATCCTCGAGGAGACCGACGGCCGCACGAATACCCCCGGCTCGATGCTCAAGCAGGGTGCCCGCAAGCAGGCGCCCACTGAACAGGTCGCCTTCACGCTGGAAGCCCACATTACGGGCTACAAAGGCGTCGGTGGTGCCATCGATGGCACGATCAACCCTGAGCTCAAGGTCAAAGCAGGCAGCGAGGTCACCATCACGCTCATCAACAAGGAGGCGATGGCCCACGACATCGGCCTGGAGAACGCCAGCACCAAAAGCGACGCCATCATGAAGGTCGATGAGACGACCACCTTCACCTTCGTCGCCGCGGCCAGCGACACCTACTACTGCACCATCCCCGGCCATCGCCAGGCGGGCATGGTGGGCAAGCTCACCGTCGAAGGCTCGGCAGCCGCCCCCGAGATGGTAGCGACGGCCAATGCTCCGACGATGGCGCACCACAGCGGCGGCCCGCCCGCAGGCTTCGGCGCCGCCCTCAAACCGGCCAAACGCGTCAGCATCGACGAGGTGGGCTGGGACGCCTCCGACATCCCCGCTCCGCTGACCCGCACGCGCCCCGAGAAGGTCGAGTTTGTCATTGAGACCGAAGAGGTCATCGCCGAGATCGAAGACGGCACCACCTTCGAGTTGTGGACCTACAACGGCAAAGTTCCCGGACCGATGTTGCGGGTGATGGAAGGCGACGATGTGGTCATCCACCTCGATAATCACGAGACGAGCTTGATGCCGCACTCCATCGACTTCCACGCGGCCACCGGCCCGGGCGGCGGCGCGGTCTACCTGCAGGTCCCTCCCGGGGAGCGTCGCTCGCTGCAGTTCAAAGCGCTCAAAGCCGGCATCTACGTCTACCACTGTGCCACCCCGCACATCCCCACGCATATGGCGCGCGGCATGTACGGACTCATCCTGGTCGAACCCCCGGGAGGCCTCCCCGAAGTCGACCACGAGTACTACGTCGTCCAGGGCGAGTACTACACCAACGCTCGCCCCGGCACTGACGGCCATATGGAGGAAGATGGTGAGCGCCTGCTCGACGAGCTCCCCACCTACGTGCTTCTCAACGGGCGAGTGGGCTCGATCACCGGCGACCGCGCGATGAAGGCGGAAGTTGGCGACACCCTGCGCATCTTCTTCGGGGTGGGTGGTCCTAACCTCCACAGCGCCTTCCACGTCATTGGCGAGATCTTCGACCGGGTCTACCCCGAGGGCGCCCTGCTCAACGAGCCGCTGCTCAACGTGCAGACCACCTCGGTACCTCCGGGCGGCGCAACGATGGTGGAGTTTGAGGTCGACTACCCGGGCAGCTACCTGCTCGTCGACCACGCCCTGAGCCGCCTCGACAAAGGTGCCGTCGGCATCCTGGAGGTCAGCGGTGAAGCGGACGAGAGCATCTTCAAAGGCCTCGACGGGCTGGCACCCGCCGCTCACTGA
- a CDS encoding NnrS family protein has translation MVQIDLLSPGAARSADSADAPHALWACGFRPFFLAAAIFAVVAVPWWATIFARGLRVETGWSVLSWHGHEMVFGFAMAVIAGFLLTAVQNWTKGVTAQGPWLMGLVALWGAGRLAMSGVWEPGIVGALLDLSFIPAVAVAIGRPLLATKNRRNYAFIAMLGVLFIMNLLMHLASLGAPVSGERLWLLAALDLVVVMMLVVGGRVIPMFTRNATGVAVHKPAWLEKVLSVLVGLSILSQLALGLDAHGLRWVAIGSSALAGVAVLARMVGWGTRATLRTPLLWVLHAGHAWIGLGFVLRAAAYLWPQVSSAMATHAITVGAVGMLTLGMMARVSLGHTGRPLKAHACMGWAFALIGIAALGRTFLPMLGPALLAGVWPGYYVGLVSVSATLWAVAFLMYAVVYLPVLTRPRVDGRPG, from the coding sequence ATGGTGCAGATCGATCTTCTATCGCCCGGAGCAGCCAGGTCGGCTGACTCCGCCGACGCTCCCCACGCGCTATGGGCCTGCGGGTTTCGCCCCTTCTTTCTGGCGGCGGCGATCTTTGCGGTGGTTGCGGTGCCCTGGTGGGCGACGATCTTCGCGCGGGGGCTGCGCGTGGAGACCGGTTGGTCGGTGCTGAGCTGGCATGGCCACGAGATGGTCTTTGGCTTTGCGATGGCGGTGATCGCCGGATTTCTGCTCACCGCAGTGCAAAACTGGACCAAAGGCGTCACCGCGCAGGGGCCGTGGCTGATGGGGCTGGTGGCGCTCTGGGGGGCCGGTCGTCTGGCGATGAGCGGGGTTTGGGAGCCGGGGATCGTCGGAGCGCTCCTTGATCTGAGCTTCATCCCGGCGGTGGCCGTGGCGATCGGGCGGCCGCTGCTGGCCACGAAGAATCGTCGCAACTACGCCTTTATCGCGATGCTGGGCGTGCTTTTTATCATGAACCTCCTGATGCACCTCGCTTCGCTCGGTGCGCCTGTTTCCGGAGAGCGTCTGTGGCTTCTGGCGGCCCTCGATCTTGTTGTGGTGATGATGCTGGTCGTCGGCGGACGTGTCATTCCGATGTTCACCCGCAACGCCACAGGGGTCGCCGTGCACAAGCCGGCCTGGCTGGAGAAGGTCCTGAGCGTGCTCGTAGGCCTGAGCATCCTCAGCCAGCTGGCGCTGGGACTCGATGCGCACGGTTTGCGCTGGGTCGCCATTGGAAGCTCGGCGCTGGCCGGTGTGGCTGTGCTTGCCCGGATGGTCGGTTGGGGCACACGCGCCACGCTCAGGACACCGCTGCTCTGGGTGCTGCATGCCGGCCACGCCTGGATCGGCCTGGGCTTTGTGCTGCGCGCGGCCGCCTACCTCTGGCCCCAGGTCTCCTCGGCGATGGCCACCCACGCCATCACCGTGGGGGCGGTGGGCATGCTCACCCTGGGGATGATGGCGCGTGTGTCCCTGGGGCATACCGGACGCCCGCTCAAAGCCCACGCCTGCATGGGCTGGGCCTTCGCGCTGATCGGCATCGCTGCGCTCGGACGCACGTTTTTGCCCATGCTTGGTCCGGCGCTGCTCGCGGGCGTATGGCCCGGTTATTACGTGGGCCTGGTGAGCGTCTCGGCCACGCTCTGGGCGGTTGCGTTTTTGATGTATGCGGTGGTCTATCTGCCGGTGCTCACGCGCCCCCGTGTTGACGGGCGGCCGGGCTGA
- a CDS encoding FtsX-like permease family protein: MALVTQSLRRNRAHFALSGLGVAVGIATLFFFTALGEGVRTQILERVFVIGQLEVVDPAAEGPSLGGLFGSGGGLDDRLVRRVAELEEVEAVFPKQKLTFPASARGGGSLLGRDLTIEFIADGIPQNLVDETIPDPLGFIDHAAPASCQANAPCPTGFQCAEGVCEPTSCTPGDDVSKSCGAQAYCHAQRRTCAWPIPVIAHPNLIELFNGSLRTALKGSQGIGGQLPRLSEAMLVGLEFDLVLGQSFLGRNERAARQTERARLVGFSERAMPMGATLPLSVVQRLNRRYSGDQSADTYHSLLVEARSNDQVAPLTRRLTEDLGLQLSARHQQAERIGLLISLITLLFNLIALIILGISALNITHTFSMMVLERRAEIGLMRALGATRRTIHLLVLGEATVVALLAAASGLLLGWLAAYGLDLAFHSLVGDFPFKPNSLFGWQPWMAALGLATALLFCWLGALLPARRAGAISPAAALTSR, from the coding sequence ATGGCCCTGGTCACCCAGAGCCTTCGCCGCAACCGTGCCCACTTCGCCCTCTCCGGGCTGGGTGTGGCCGTGGGCATCGCCACCCTCTTCTTCTTCACCGCCCTGGGCGAAGGCGTACGCACGCAGATCCTGGAGCGCGTCTTTGTGATCGGGCAGCTTGAGGTCGTCGACCCGGCCGCCGAAGGCCCCTCCCTGGGCGGCCTCTTCGGCTCGGGCGGCGGCCTCGATGACCGGCTGGTACGCCGCGTCGCCGAACTCGAGGAGGTCGAGGCGGTCTTCCCCAAACAAAAACTCACCTTTCCGGCCAGCGCCCGCGGCGGCGGCTCCCTCCTCGGTCGCGATCTCACCATCGAGTTCATCGCCGACGGCATCCCCCAGAACCTTGTCGACGAGACCATCCCCGACCCGCTGGGCTTTATCGACCACGCCGCCCCGGCCTCCTGCCAGGCAAACGCCCCCTGCCCCACAGGCTTTCAATGCGCAGAAGGGGTCTGTGAGCCGACATCATGCACCCCGGGCGACGACGTGAGCAAGAGCTGCGGGGCCCAGGCCTACTGCCACGCCCAACGTCGCACCTGCGCCTGGCCCATCCCGGTCATTGCCCACCCCAACCTCATTGAGCTCTTCAACGGAAGCCTGCGCACCGCGCTCAAAGGCAGTCAGGGCATCGGTGGCCAGCTCCCGCGCCTCTCCGAAGCGATGCTCGTCGGCCTGGAGTTCGATCTGGTCCTCGGCCAGAGCTTTCTCGGCCGCAATGAGCGCGCCGCTCGCCAGACCGAGCGCGCGCGCCTTGTCGGCTTCTCCGAGCGCGCCATGCCCATGGGCGCGACTCTCCCCTTGAGCGTCGTGCAACGCCTCAACCGCCGCTACTCCGGCGATCAGAGCGCCGACACCTACCACTCCCTGCTCGTCGAGGCCCGCTCCAACGACCAGGTCGCCCCGCTCACTCGCCGCCTTACCGAAGATCTCGGCCTGCAACTCTCCGCTCGTCATCAGCAGGCCGAGCGCATCGGGCTGCTCATCTCGCTGATCACGCTGCTCTTTAACCTCATCGCGCTGATCATCCTGGGCATCTCCGCGCTCAACATCACCCACACCTTCTCGATGATGGTGCTGGAGCGCCGCGCCGAGATTGGACTGATGCGCGCCCTCGGGGCCACTCGCCGCACCATCCACCTCCTGGTGCTCGGTGAGGCCACCGTCGTCGCCCTCCTCGCCGCGGCCTCTGGCCTGCTGCTGGGCTGGCTGGCGGCGTATGGCCTAGACCTTGCGTTTCACTCGCTGGTAGGCGACTTTCCTTTTAAGCCAAACTCCCTCTTTGGCTGGCAGCCCTGGATGGCTGCCCTGGGACTGGCCACTGCTCTTTTATTCTGCTGGCTTGGTGCACTTTTACCCGCGCGCCGCGCCGGAGCCATCTCTCCGGCCGCCGCCCTTACCTCTCGCTGA
- a CDS encoding isopenicillin N synthase family dioxygenase → MAKEQTIPVVDLRDYTHGDEATRQAFVQKIGDALKELGFVAVEGHGVDTDLLYENYDLFEQFFALDEDTKRRYESPETGRQRGYTSFGVEHAKNNEKADLKEFWHLGRDLPADHAMAERIQKNVWPEDVPKLREKAQELYQAMENSAQTMLKAISLYLGQEESFLPDMIQDGNSIIRVIHYPVCDGFDEPGTMRAAEHEDINLITLLPEATQSGLELLERDGTWRPIHAIKGQMIVDSGDMLARITNNKLPSTTHRVVNPEGDATSRYSMPFFVHPHPDYVLEVLDTCLEEGEEPASEPITAEEFLFERLREIGLK, encoded by the coding sequence ATGGCAAAGGAACAGACCATCCCTGTCGTCGACCTTCGCGATTACACCCACGGTGACGAAGCCACCCGCCAGGCTTTCGTCCAGAAAATCGGTGATGCCCTCAAAGAGCTGGGCTTCGTGGCCGTTGAAGGCCACGGCGTCGACACCGACCTCCTCTACGAAAATTACGACCTTTTCGAGCAGTTCTTCGCCCTCGACGAAGACACCAAGCGCCGCTACGAGTCCCCCGAGACCGGCCGCCAGCGCGGCTACACCTCCTTTGGGGTCGAGCACGCTAAAAACAACGAGAAGGCTGACCTCAAAGAGTTCTGGCACCTGGGCCGCGATCTTCCCGCCGACCACGCCATGGCCGAGCGCATCCAGAAAAACGTCTGGCCCGAAGATGTCCCAAAACTTCGCGAAAAGGCTCAGGAGCTCTACCAGGCCATGGAGAACTCCGCCCAGACCATGCTCAAAGCCATCTCGCTTTACCTGGGTCAGGAAGAGAGCTTCCTCCCGGACATGATCCAGGACGGCAACTCCATCATCCGCGTCATTCACTACCCGGTCTGCGACGGTTTTGATGAGCCCGGCACCATGCGCGCCGCCGAGCACGAAGACATCAACCTGATTACTCTGCTTCCCGAAGCCACCCAGTCCGGTCTGGAGCTTCTGGAGCGCGACGGCACCTGGCGCCCCATCCACGCCATCAAAGGTCAGATGATCGTCGACTCCGGCGACATGCTCGCCCGCATCACCAACAACAAGCTCCCCTCCACCACCCACCGCGTGGTCAACCCCGAGGGCGACGCCACCAGCCGCTACTCCATGCCCTTCTTTGTGCACCCCCACCCCGACTACGTGCTCGAAGTCCTCGACACCTGCCTCGAAGAGGGCGAGGAGCCGGCCAGCGAGCCCATCACCGCCGAAGAGTTCCTCTTTGAGCGCCTCCGTGAGATCGGGCTGAAGTAA
- a CDS encoding SCO family protein: MTAERLPDTIAPTHDPARPASPTLFTRQNLLAAAAALVVLGGLSALILNGALVASDTDELAATAEAPKTLRGIHYNPPRLAPALHGIDHNARAFSLKRQPHPLAMVFFGYVSCLDVCPTNLKKFEKIEENLGEDADQVQFLFVTIDPEKETPEELRAYLGHYHGEIVGLTARPGEDMQPTYDNWGVVRRRVELEKPIAGRDYTWDHSGQIYLVMDGQRIAVSYPYGTSVEAMTEDVRSLLKDPTLGQRLPEVGEVRDVSIEAGSYTRAAQQNPTLPSYLRVNVGDAIRWKNDDYMYHFVGDIALAPGQSALQKFDEPGDFYFGCTAVPQEVIRIRVFE; this comes from the coding sequence ATGACCGCCGAACGTCTCCCCGACACCATCGCCCCGACACATGACCCGGCGCGCCCCGCTTCCCCCACCCTCTTTACTCGCCAGAACCTCCTCGCCGCTGCGGCCGCGCTGGTCGTTCTCGGTGGCCTGAGCGCCCTCATCTTAAACGGCGCGCTGGTTGCCAGCGACACTGACGAGCTGGCCGCCACCGCCGAGGCCCCCAAAACTCTGCGCGGTATCCACTACAACCCGCCCAGGCTCGCGCCGGCGCTGCACGGCATCGACCACAACGCCAGAGCCTTCTCGCTTAAGCGCCAGCCCCACCCCCTGGCGATGGTCTTCTTTGGCTACGTCAGCTGCCTGGACGTCTGCCCCACCAACCTCAAAAAATTCGAGAAGATCGAGGAGAACCTGGGCGAAGACGCCGACCAGGTGCAGTTTCTCTTTGTGACCATCGACCCCGAAAAAGAGACGCCCGAAGAGCTCCGCGCCTACCTGGGACACTATCATGGTGAGATCGTCGGCCTGACCGCCCGCCCGGGCGAAGACATGCAGCCGACCTACGACAACTGGGGCGTAGTGCGCCGCCGCGTCGAGCTCGAAAAACCCATCGCCGGCCGCGACTACACATGGGATCACAGCGGGCAGATCTACCTGGTGATGGACGGCCAGCGCATTGCCGTGAGTTACCCCTACGGCACCTCGGTCGAGGCCATGACCGAAGATGTGCGCTCGCTTCTCAAAGACCCCACGCTTGGCCAGCGTTTGCCCGAAGTCGGCGAGGTCCGCGACGTCTCGATTGAGGCCGGCTCGTATACCCGTGCGGCCCAGCAAAACCCCACGCTTCCCTCCTACCTGCGCGTCAACGTGGGCGACGCCATCCGCTGGAAAAACGACGACTACATGTACCACTTCGTCGGCGACATCGCGCTGGCTCCGGGTCAATCGGCGCTGCAGAAGTTCGACGAACCGGGTGATTTCTACTTTGGTTGCACCGCGGTGCCACAGGAGGTGATCCGAATCCGGGTCTTCGAGTAA
- a CDS encoding ABC transporter permease, whose amino-acid sequence MSTTSLPARNFGVVRQATSLFALDFGRQLRARKTFVLLAVQLLPVFVALAYVAFGELDGMTMFRNSLESVYLPFLVPLAALYFGGPSVVDEIEGRTITYLTLRPIPRAILYLSKLKSAMLSATLVSTLPIALLFAICAGSSGELGSELGTLGQMLGAAAVGALTYTALFAMLAVIFSSSLLLGIIYYVVVEMMVAAIPVMELASVKFHVRTIAGLQGADRAGWLDKLILDEPLNFEWWFGLLVAGLITVLATAAATAIFREKQFHV is encoded by the coding sequence ATGAGCACAACTTCTCTTCCGGCCCGCAACTTCGGCGTGGTGCGCCAGGCCACAAGCCTCTTTGCGCTGGATTTTGGTCGACAGCTTCGCGCCCGAAAGACCTTTGTGCTGCTCGCGGTCCAACTGCTCCCGGTGTTCGTCGCCCTGGCCTATGTGGCCTTCGGTGAGCTCGACGGGATGACGATGTTCCGCAACAGCCTGGAGTCGGTGTATCTGCCCTTTCTCGTGCCCCTGGCCGCGCTCTACTTCGGGGGGCCTTCGGTGGTCGATGAGATTGAGGGGCGCACCATCACCTACCTGACCCTGCGACCGATTCCGCGCGCGATTCTGTATCTCTCCAAACTCAAAAGCGCGATGCTCAGCGCCACGCTGGTGAGCACACTCCCCATCGCCCTGCTCTTTGCGATTTGCGCCGGGAGCTCCGGGGAGCTTGGCTCGGAGCTCGGGACGCTGGGCCAGATGCTGGGCGCGGCGGCGGTGGGGGCTCTCACCTACACCGCGCTCTTTGCCATGCTGGCGGTGATCTTCTCATCGAGCCTGCTGCTGGGCATCATCTACTATGTCGTGGTGGAGATGATGGTGGCGGCCATTCCGGTGATGGAGCTCGCCAGCGTGAAGTTCCATGTCCGCACCATCGCCGGCCTTCAGGGCGCCGACCGCGCGGGCTGGCTCGACAAGCTCATCCTCGATGAGCCCCTGAATTTTGAATGGTGGTTCGGGCTCCTGGTGGCCGGACTCATCACGGTGCTGGCCACGGCCGCGGCCACCGCGATCTTCCGCGAGAAACAGTTTCACGTCTGA
- a CDS encoding class I SAM-dependent methyltransferase, which produces MTSYLSRLCPGALTLLLTGALACSGPSTMEKAEASVVDDSAGALVADNDELAVEDGATEEPAVTEHHKHHEHHSHEHAHPSQGHHDHAFKNPEDYVDRWNSPERDLWQRPAAVVEAMQIEPGMSVADIGAGTGYFIPHLVGQVGPEGLVYAVDMEDAMLRYIDDEARARGWVNVETVQARADASGLEPGSVDRILSVNTWHHIPEREAYARHLTSRLRPGGSVWIVDYDKDSPQGPPAQHRMTPEQIIAELEAGGFEAELHELTLERQFLVVGRLPR; this is translated from the coding sequence ATGACCTCGTACCTTTCGCGCCTCTGCCCCGGAGCGCTGACCTTACTTCTGACCGGCGCGCTGGCCTGCTCAGGCCCCTCGACCATGGAGAAAGCGGAGGCCTCGGTGGTCGACGACTCCGCCGGCGCCCTTGTGGCCGACAACGATGAACTCGCCGTCGAAGACGGCGCCACCGAAGAGCCCGCTGTGACCGAGCACCACAAACACCACGAGCACCATTCGCACGAGCATGCCCACCCCTCTCAAGGGCATCATGACCACGCCTTTAAAAACCCCGAAGATTACGTCGACCGCTGGAACAGCCCCGAGCGCGACCTCTGGCAACGTCCCGCCGCTGTGGTCGAAGCCATGCAGATCGAGCCGGGCATGAGCGTGGCCGACATCGGCGCGGGCACCGGCTACTTCATCCCGCATCTTGTCGGCCAGGTGGGCCCCGAGGGGCTCGTCTACGCCGTCGACATGGAAGACGCGATGCTGCGCTACATCGACGACGAAGCCCGGGCCCGCGGCTGGGTCAACGTGGAGACGGTCCAGGCCCGCGCCGATGCCTCGGGGCTTGAGCCCGGGTCGGTCGACCGCATCTTAAGCGTCAACACCTGGCACCACATCCCCGAGCGCGAAGCCTACGCCCGCCATCTCACCTCGCGGCTTCGCCCGGGTGGCTCGGTATGGATCGTCGACTACGATAAAGACTCCCCCCAGGGGCCTCCCGCCCAACATCGTATGACCCCTGAGCAGATCATCGCCGAGCTTGAAGCTGGCGGGTTCGAGGCGGAACTTCACGAGCTCACGCTCGAGCGACAGTTTCTGGTCGTGGGTCGTCTTCCCCGGTGA
- a CDS encoding CopD family protein: MEIVYKVAVATHVIAATIWVGGVLFMALVAIPVARTLEPKLRRHVTSAIGQRFQRVGWASLGWLVLSGAFMMYFWGARWANLVDLSFFQAPHTRVLSLKLGLVTLMMLLSLTHDFVVGPRASQNVSLEQATRYRKLAAWQGRITGGLVIIIVVLATVVARPWFV; the protein is encoded by the coding sequence ATGGAGATCGTCTACAAAGTCGCCGTCGCCACCCACGTTATTGCCGCCACGATCTGGGTGGGCGGGGTGCTCTTTATGGCGCTGGTGGCCATTCCGGTGGCCCGCACGCTCGAGCCGAAGCTGCGCAGGCATGTGACCTCGGCCATCGGCCAGCGCTTTCAGCGCGTGGGCTGGGCCAGCCTGGGGTGGTTGGTGCTCAGCGGAGCCTTCATGATGTACTTCTGGGGGGCGCGCTGGGCTAACCTCGTCGATCTCTCCTTCTTCCAGGCGCCGCATACCAGGGTGCTCAGCCTGAAGCTCGGGCTGGTCACGCTGATGATGCTCTTGAGCCTGACACACGACTTTGTTGTTGGGCCGCGCGCCTCCCAAAACGTCTCGCTGGAGCAGGCCACCCGCTATCGCAAACTCGCCGCATGGCAGGGGCGTATCACCGGGGGGCTTGTCATCATCATTGTCGTTCTGGCGACGGTGGTTGCGCGGCCCTGGTTTGTTTGA
- a CDS encoding ABC transporter ATP-binding protein, with protein sequence MNLVVHNLTRRFLFDEREVTALDAITLTIEGGEFVAIVGRSGSGKTTLLNAIGGLDTDYQGSVTLGGPDAPALHTLSERELAATRQRHLGYVFQQFNLLNHLSAVENIALPSFFGGGLSASQAQQRALDLLESVGLTHLASARPPQLSGGQKQRVAIARALFAKPDILLCDEPTGSLDRDTGLQILEIFERLNREQGITVILVTHEHHVAARAHRRVVLDQGKLIEDVFQTPLTPEVA encoded by the coding sequence ATGAACCTCGTCGTACACAACCTCACTCGCCGCTTTCTCTTCGACGAGCGTGAGGTCACCGCCCTCGACGCCATCACGTTGACGATCGAGGGCGGTGAGTTTGTGGCCATCGTCGGGCGCTCCGGAAGCGGAAAGACGACCCTGCTCAACGCCATCGGCGGACTGGATACCGACTACCAGGGCAGCGTCACCCTGGGCGGCCCCGACGCCCCGGCCCTGCACACCCTCTCCGAGCGTGAGCTCGCCGCAACCCGCCAGCGGCACCTGGGCTACGTCTTTCAGCAATTCAACCTGCTCAATCACCTCAGCGCGGTCGAAAACATCGCGCTGCCCTCCTTCTTCGGAGGCGGCCTCTCGGCCTCCCAGGCGCAGCAGCGCGCCCTCGATCTCCTTGAGAGCGTCGGCCTCACCCACCTCGCCAGCGCGCGCCCCCCACAACTCTCCGGCGGCCAGAAACAGCGCGTGGCCATCGCGCGCGCCCTCTTCGCAAAGCCCGACATTCTGCTCTGCGACGAACCCACCGGAAGCCTCGACCGCGACACCGGCCTTCAGATCCTTGAGATCTTCGAGCGCCTTAACCGCGAGCAGGGCATCACCGTGATCCTGGTCACACACGAGCACCATGTGGCCGCCCGCGCCCACCGCCGGGTGGTCCTCGACCAGGGCAAACTCATCGAAGACGTCTTCCAGACCCCGCTCACCCCCGAGGTCGCGTGA